DNA sequence from the Streptomyces canus genome:
GTGCCGCTGAGCGAACGGCAGCTCGCCGCCTTCGCCGACAAGCACGCCGTGCAGATCCCGTACGACACCAGCCCCCGCCACCTCGTCGGCCCCGGAGACGCCCGCCACGTCACCCACGGCCTGGCCGCCGCCGGATGGAACGCCGTCTCCGACCCCCTGAGCGCCGAAATCATCCTGGCAAGCCCTGACCTTCGCCACCGGCTCCAGTTCGACCCGCAGTCCCGCACCTCGGCGTGGTGGCGGCTACGGGCGGAGCCCGTCGGCACCGAGCCCGGCTGGTACGCCGAGTTCGGCGAACTCGTGCCCGCCGAGGTCCTAGCTGCCTTCACCGACGCCCTCACCGCCCCGCCGCCACAGCAGCCGGACCCGTGGCAGCAGGTGACCTCGGCAAGATGGCACCACGAGCCAGACGGCGCGCGCTCGCCGGACTCCATGTGCCACATCGAACTGTGGCCGTTGAGCGAATTCCACGACCGGTCGTCCTGGCACATCGAGACCCGCGAGCCCGGCCACGGGGAGTTTTCCGGCCCGCGCATCTGGCACGCCTACCTCGACGAGCACACCCCCGCTCACCTGGTCAGCGCGTTCCTCACCGCGCTGACCGACCACAGCCCGCTCCAGCGCGGCATGTTCGAACGCACCGGCCACCACAGCGCCGTACAGGAGCCCAGCCCGCTGCACCCGCAGCAGGTGGTCGACGCCCACGCCACGCGCATCAAGCATCTGCGCGCCCAGGCACGCTCAGCCCGCCGCCAGCAGACGAAACCCGCGACGATCCCGGCGCACGCCAGTACCGCGCAGCCGGCCGCTCGCCGCTGACCTGACAGGACCCCTCCCCATCTCCCGAGACCACCACGCACACCGCGACTTCCTGCGCCACCTCGACCACTACGTGCGGGACAGCCAGAAGATCCTCGACGCCTGGGACGCCTACTCCGACGAGCACACCGGCCTCGACGGCTGGCCCTACGACGACCACGCCTACGGCATGCGCAAGAGCCAGCGCGATGCCGACACCGCCGAGGCGTTCGAGCCGCTCCGCTACGGCGCCCGGCACCTGCTGGCGACCGCTGAGACACAGCTGACCCAGCTGCCGGAGAACACGGTGCAGAGCCGCTGGGTATACCAGCTGAGCGTCCTGCACACGGCCCTCGACCGTCTCGACGAACTGCACGAGCAATGGCTGCTCACCCGCGACGCCCTGCCCGCCACCGCCAAGCCCGGCACCACCGAATTTGACGACGCCCTCGCCGAACATCACGCCGAATCTTGGAGCTACCTCGACGACTGGGCCACCCACGGCAAAGCGCTCCGGGAGATCAACACCGCAGCCCGCAAGGCCCCCTCATCCCTGCTTCCCATGCCTGCCCTCGCACCTGTGCGACGAACCGCGGCACGGAAGTGACTAGGGCGCCGACTCCCGAGACCGTCGAGGTCGACTTCATCACCCCGCGCCACCTCGCCGGCGGCGGTGACCCCGCCTGGATCACCGTTCCCCTCCACCGTGCCTGCGGATAGAGCCACCGCCTGGAGCCCGACCCCGACGACCAGTGGTGGACCCTGCACCACGTCGCCGAGCCGGACCGGCCCGCCTGGTACGCCAGCTTCGGCGCCCGCACGCCCGTCGAACTGATCGCCGCCTTCACCGACGCCCTCACCGACCCGGCCCCAGCCGCTGACGCGCCTTGCGACCCGTACGGAGCGCTCCGGCAGGCCGGCTGGTCACCGTACGGCGACAACGGCCTTGCTTCCCCCGACAAGACGGCGTACGTCGAGCGGCTGGGAACACCAGCTGATCCGGAAGCCTGGTTCATCACGGTCACCCTCGGCATGCGCCAGAAGGTCTGGCAGGCCCGCTTCGGTGCGCACACTCCGCCACACCTTGTCACCGCGTTCACCGCCGCGCTCGGCGATCCGAAGCCCGTGCACCGCACCGACAGCGGGCACAGTCTGCCGACCCTCGACCCGAACGTCGGTATCCGCCGGACGACCGACGTGCTCGCCGTGTACGTCGCCGGCGCGCTGACCGCGTTCACTCCCTCGCTGCCCGGCGCACCACCACGCCGCCGGCCTCGATCCCCTCACGGCCAGCGCCGCCCAGGCACGGCCGCAGCCGCTAATCCTCCCTCCCCGCCCGGAAGCACATAGCTCTTGCCCCCTTCCACCTCCAGCAGCAACACCGACGGATACGACCTCGTCCTGCGCCTCCTCCTCGGCGTGCTCGCCGTCGTCGTCCCCCTGTCCCACCTGGCCTGGCTGTCCGGCAACATCACCGCCTACCTCACCGGCACCAGCTGGGCCCCCTACCAGCCGACCAACGCCCTGCTCCACCCCGAGCAAGTCTGGCCCGACACAGGAGAAACGTCCCTGCTGATCGGTGCCCGCATCGTCCCCGTTCTCCTGCTCCTCTCTCTCGGGGCGGGGGCTGGCGTCCTCTGGGCCCGGCACAAGAACCGAGGCGGCGACCGGAAGAAGATCACCGACATGGCCAAGGCCCGGGACATCGAGCCGCTGATGGCCAAGGCGATCACCGACAAAGCCCGCTCCCTGCGCCCCAGCCTGAAGGACAGCAAGCACATCGACGCGAAGGACACCGGCATCCTTCTCGGCAACCTGCAGGGCAGCCGCCACGAGGTACGGATGGGGTTCGAGGACGTCGCCGTCGCGATCATGGCGCCCCGGTCCGGCAAGACCACCTCGCTCGCCATCCCGTCCATGCTCGGCGCACCCGGCCCGGTCCTGCTGACGTCGAACAAGGCCGCCGGCGACGCCTTCACCACCGCCTACGAGGCAAGGGCCCGGGCGGGGGCGGTGTGGACCATGGACCCGCAGCAGATCGCGCACGCCGCCCGCGAGATGTGGTGGAACCCCCTCGCCAGCGCGAAAACCCTGGACGGGGCGAACCGGCTCGCCGGACACTTCCTCGCCGCGAGCGTCGATGCGTCCCAGCAGGGCGACTTCTGGTCGAAGGCCGGCAGCAACGTCCTTTCCCAACTGCTGCTGGCAGCAGCACTCGACGAGCGCCCGATCACCGACATCATGCAGTGGCTCGCCTTCCCCGCCGACCGCACTCCGCTGGACATCCTGCGCGACCACGACTTCGCCGCCGTGGCCGCTCAGCTCAAGGGCACCGTCGAAGGCCCCCCGGAAACGAGGGACGGTATCTACGAGACAGCCCGGCAGTACGCCTCCGCGCTCCTGAACGCGGAAATCGCCGCGTGGGTGACGCCGCAGAAGGACGTCCCGGAATTCCGGCCGGAGCAGTTCGTCACGTCTACCGACACGCTGTTCCTACTCAGCAAGGACGGTGGCGGCGGAGCCTCGGCGCTGATCGCCGCGTGCGCGGACTCCGTGATGCGGGCCGCGACCGCGCAGGCCGAACGTGCCGGCGGGCGCCTGGATCCGCCCATGCTGGCGATCCTCGACGAGGCCGCCAACGTGTGCAAGATCAGCGACTTGCCGGACCTGTACTCCCACCTCGGCAGCCGCGGGATCATCCCGATCACGATCCTCCAGTCCTACCGCCAAGGCCAGAAGGTCTGGGGAGACGCGGGCATGGACGCCATGTGGTCCGCCTCGACTGTCAAGGTGATCGGCAGCGGTATTGACGACCCGGACTTCGCGGACAAGCTCAGCCGCCTGATCGGCGACCACGACGTGGAGACCACGTCCACCTCGCACTCAGAGTCCGGCAAGAGCACGTCAGTGTCGATGCGGCAGGAACGGATCCTGCCCGCCGACGCGATCCGCGCCCTGCCCAAGGGCACCGCGCTCTGCTTCGCCACCGGCATGCGCGCCGCCATGCTCGACCTTCGGCCGTGGTACCGGGAGCCCGGCGCGGAGGAGCTGTCCGCGGCGTCCGCCCGCGCGTCGCAGGCAATCACCGCCCGCGCCGTGGCGAAGCACGCGCCGGCACAGGACGGCTTCGGGTTGTCCGCGTGATACTCGACCTCTTCGCGGGGCCGGGCGGCTGGAGCAGGGCGCTGCACGTCCTCGGCGTGCGCGACATCGGGCTGGAATGGGACGAGTGGGCGTGCAAGACCCGGGCTGCGGCTGGGCAGTTGACCATCCGCACCGACGTGGGAAGGTATCCGACCTGGCCCTTCATCGGCCGCACCCGCGGAATGATCGCTTCCCCTCCGTGCCAGGCGTGGAGCATGGCCGGCAAACGCCTCGGCCTGCTCGACCAGCCGCTGGTGCACGCGGCGGTCGAGGACCTGGCCGCCGGACGCGACTCCCGCGAACGCCTCCTCGCCGCATGCCGTGACGAGCGCTCCCTGCTCGCAGCCGAGCCCATGCGCTATCTGTACGCCCTCAACACGGTCGGCGAGCCCGACTGGGTCGCCATGGAGGAAGTGCCGCACATCCTGCCCTTGTGGAAGCAGTACGCGGCCGTCCTGCGCGGGTGGGGGTTCTCCGTCTGGTACGGGATCCTCAACGCGGCCGACTTCGGCGTCCCGCAGACCAGGAAGCGGGCGATACTCCTGGCCTCCCGCGTCCGTACGGCGCAGCCTCCTACCCCCACGCACTCCCAACTGGCCGAACCGGAGTCGCTGTTCGGTCCCGGCCGCGCCCGCTGGGTCAGCATGGCCGAGGCTCTGGGATGGGGCGCGACCGACCGGCCCGTCCCCACCGTCTGCGCGGGCGGTGGACCCGGCGGCGGACCCGAACCGTTCCCGTCGGGCTCCCGCAAGACGCTGTCCAACGCCCGTGAGCGCGGCACCTGGATGCCCCGGCCGGACGGAGTGGTCCTGCAGTCCCGCCCCGAAGGCGCCGGATGGGCGGCCCCGCACGGCACACACGAGAACCGAGCCGCCGACGCTCCGACGCCGACGTTCACCGCTGAGGCCCACCGCTGGTCCTGGTCCCTGCGCAGCAACAACCAGGCAAACGCCACTGTCCGTCCACTGTCCGAGCCGGCTGGCACGCTGTTCTTCGGGCACCGCGCGAACGAGTGCACTTGGATCGCCGAGCCTGCCTCACCGTCGGCCATGGATGTCGACGTGCCAGCGGATCCCGAGCCGATCCGAATCACCGCCCACGAGGCGGGCATCCTGCAGACCTTCCCCGCCGACTACCCCTGGGCCGGCAACAAGGGCCAGCAGTTCTCCCAGATCGGCAACGCCGTGCCCCCGCTGCTCGCCGGCCACCTCCTCGCCCCACACCTCGGCGTCACCCTCGACCCCGACGACTTCACCCTCGCCGCCTAATGCCCCACGCCCCCGAACCCGACGAAGACGACCTCGACGCCATCCCACCGCCCCAGCCGGTGTTCCACGTCGAGCAGGCCCTCCTCGGCGCCCTCCTCCTCGAACCGCACCGCCTCAGCAACATGACCGGCATCGCCGCCGACTCGTTCTCCACCGCCGCGCACTCCGCCTTGTACGCCGCGATCACCACCTTGCCGCCGCCCGACCCCGCCGAGCACGCAAAGAACACCAAGTGGCTCGACCGCGTGCTCGCCACAGGCCGGGAGCAGGCGCGCGGACTCACCGCCTCCTACCTGCACACCCTCATCCAAGTCTGCCCCTGGGCCAGCCACGCCCCCGCCTACGCCCGGATGGTCGAAGCCGAACACGCCCGCCGCCGCCTACGGACGGCTGCAGAACGCCTCGTCCACACCGTCCACGACGCCAGCCTCCCGCACCCCGTACAGACGGTGCTCGCCGAGGCGGACGCACTCGCTGCGGTCGTGGATGACATCGCTAACCGCTTCCCGCCACGCGCAGGTGTGCTGCCGCGCACCACCGCCCCGCCGCCGCCCGCCGCACCCGACCCCGCAGAGGCAGTCGAGGAGGAACAGATTCTGCTCGCCACCGCCACGGCCTACCCCGCCGACATCGAGGCCGTCCGGTGGCTGCTCCCCGAGGACCTCACCCTGCCGCTGCACGCCGGCCTGTGGCAGTGCCTGACCACCCTGGCCCGCCGCCGCGAGCCCGTTGACCCTGTCACGGTTCTGTGGGAAGCCCAGCAGCGCGGCCTGCTGGACGACGGCAGTGGACCGGGCGAGGTGCTTCGCCTGCTGACCGAACCGGCCGGTTCCGTCGAGCACTGGGGGGAGAGAGCCCTGCAGCGCTCCCTTCTGGCCACGGCCGAACAAACCGGCCGACGCATCGAGGCGTATGCCAGCGACCCGGCGAACACTCCGTTCCAGCTCGTCGTCGGCGCCCGCCGCGGCCTCGCCGACATCAGCGCCATCCGCACCCGCTGGCAGCACGCCACCGGAGCCGCCCCGACACAGCGGCAGCGACCAGCGCCCACCACCCGCGCCGGCCCGCCGACCACCACGGCCGCGCACGCCGCCCGGTCCACACGAGCAACCCGGTAGCCCCCGCGTACCTCGGTGGCCGGGCCCGAAGGCCCGGCCACCGGCAGAAGAGACGAGACCCCAACGTGACTCCCGCCATCGACGCCCACGTCCGCCTCGACACCCACCCCACTCACCCGAGCGCCGTGACCGCCGTCCTGACCGGCAGTCAGGCCCGCGTCGCTCTTATAGCTCTGGAGGCTGCCGACTGGAGCGTCGCCGCCGACAACATCCTGGTCCTGGCCCGCATCGATCATGAGGAGCCCTACTGGGCCGAGGACGCAGCCAAGCACCTTATCGCCGAAGGCATCACCGTCGAGATCACCCCTCGGCTCCAGGAGGCCATCAACGAGGAATGGACCTGGGCGAACTACCCGATGCCCTGGTGCACCCGCAGCGAAATCCGCGAGGTCTCCAACCAGGCGCAGAAAATCCACGACGACATCCGCCACGGCCAGCTCCTCATCCACGCCCACGCCCACGACGGCCACACCACCGTCGCGGTCGGCACCTACCTCCACCCAGGCGGCAAGTCCGTCTACCTGCACGGCGAGGACCACCTGCGGCAAATCGCCGACACCTTCGACTCACCCGCCAAGGCCCTGCTCGCCTTCGAGAAGGCCCACTCGGCCGAGATGCACCCCGGCCCAGCTCCCCTGACCGACACCGAACGCGCCGCCATCGAAGCGCGCTCCGTCTTCGACGTCACCACGGCCAAGTCCGACCCCTTCAGCAATGAGCCGGAGACCGTCCCCGTCTACCTGGCCGATACCGGCGACCACGACGCGCTCCTCGACACCTTCCTCGAAGCGCACAGCGAGTTCGAAAAGTGGCGGACCTGGTCAGACGACACCACCCACGCGATTCACGAGTCCCAGACCCTGCGCATCGAGCGCGTCCACGAAGCCCACCCCCGCGAGACCGCATGGACCATCACCGCGTACGAGACGCCCGTCTCCGACCGCATGTGGCACCTCACCGCGACCGGCGCCACCCCGGCGCCCGTGCTCCAGACCCTGCTGCATCACCTCGCCGAGGGTGACGGCTGCGACACAGCCGTCGGCGGTCCGGTCGACGAGCAAACCGTCACTGCGGCCACCAGGCCCCTTACGGACGCCGGTTGGGAACACGCGGTCGACGGACGCTGGATCCGCTGGACGAACCTGGCCGGAGATGCCGGCGTCCAATTCGACGCTTTCGCCGCCCAGAATGCGAACAGTGCCCTGGCGACCTGGACCGTGTGGGCAGGCCCCAACATCGACCGCGCCGCCTGGGCTATCCACGCATCCCCCTACACACCCGCGGCACTCCTGGCCAGCCTCGCTGACGGCCTCGCCCACGCAACCGGCACCAGCACCACCACGGCGCCAACAGCATCCCGGCACGCTAGACAGTTCGTTACCACGTCACCCAGTCTTCCGCAGATCCCTAACCGACAATCAGGTAGCCGGAGCCGGTAACGGCCCGCCCCGTCCACCGCGAGGCGAGCGTCGGTCTGCCCACGAGAACACCGTGTCGAGATTGGTCGGTCATCCTCTCTGGACGGCCGAGCCGTCCGCCTCCGCGAGAGCTTGGACGAGACGACGGCGCACCGGCTTCCCGTACTGAAGGTGCAATCCGAGGATCAGCGCCGGCGGCATCGTCCGGTACCTGAACCACCGGGGATGACGCGGCGGTGCGACTCCCTCGGCGTTATTGCACTGGGTGCATAGGAGGCCGCGCACGAGGCCGGTCTCATGGCAGTGGTCGATCACTGCGTCGGCTTGAAAGGAGTGCCCGCACCCCGCGCAGCGGCCCGCTTGCCAGGCCACAAGCAGTTCGACGGGGTCCTCGTCGGGCAACGGCACCGCTCTTAGGTACGGCCAGGAGTGGCAGGCGGGTGGCTGGGCGGCCCAAAGCCTGCGTTCGGTCTGCTGCTCTACCGTCATATGGACGCATCCGCCAGAGACGTCGCGGAGATACGCGTGCGGGTAGTCGATGGTGTCTTGCCATTCCTCGTCGTTGAGGTGGCGGGCACATCCGGCAAGGCCGGGCAGCGGCCATGACTGGCATTGCCGGATGCCGTCGCTCAAGGGCCTGCCGCACCGGGCCTCGTCAGGGTGCAGCCCAGCTGCTCGCCGCTCTTGTCTGATCCGTGCGACCAGAGCGAGATGGCGGGCTCGCTCCGGTGTCATCTTCGGCTCGCGAGGGGGCGGGACCGTAATACGTGTACTCATGCGGGCCACTCCGGGGTCGGCGGCAACTGACGCAAACCTCATCCCACCACTCACCACTGACATTGGGTCTATGGTTACTCGCAAGCGGGAAACAGAGGCCGCAGCCGCAACCGCCTCCTCCCGCTGCAGCCCTCGACTCGCTCCACTGGCTGTCTACGGCCAACCCCCTTGTCACAGGCTCCTGTTAGCTTGCGAGCGTGTTTGACGACATTGCCCCTGACCAGTGGTGTCCGCTGTGCGAAGACTGGGTCTGCTCCTTGGTACGCGGGCGGGTATGCCGCAAGTGCCGACAACTGCAACGCCGGATGTGGCGGTACGGCCTGACGATTGCCCGATACAACGCCATCCTGCGGTCACAGGACTTCGCGTGTGCACTGTGCGGCGATAACGAAGAAGAAGATGACTTCGGAATTCCGCACGCGAAGACGTCCCACTGGCACGTCGATCACGACCACGCATGCTGCGGGCCCGGCTCTTCTTGCGGCAAATGCGTCCGAGGGCTGCTATGCCGTAAGTGCAACATGGAGTATCTGCCGGCCTACGAGCGTCTCCCGATGCACATGCGCGACAGCCCGCTGTTCAACACCTACCTCGCCGCTCCGCCAGCCCAGCAGTCAGCGGCTCAGGTGATCAAGGGCCGGGACAACATGTACCTGCCGACCTCGCACGCCTTCCTCATGAACAGGAAGTTCGCCGACGGTCTCGAGAGTGCGGCCGGGTAGAAGATCAGGTGTTGGCGGCGCGATGGCGGGTGCGAAGGCGAGAGCTCGTCCCCCTTCCAGGTGATAGGAGCCCGAAATCTGGCCGGCTCACCGCCAAGGGGCTTCTGCGTGATCTACGATGCAAATGCGGCTTGACCACCGCTCCCCGGAGGCGATTCGGCCCTGATCCTCCACGCTCGGGTGAACCGGTCAACACACGAATCTCCGCGCACCCCACCGGATCTCGCTTCCGTACGTCCTGGGCCGAGACGTGCAGGAGACCCATGAGCGCACTGCACCAAGACCTGTCCCTGCTCCGGCGCCTCTACACGGGCGAGAGCGTCCAACAGGGCCGCCGGGCGATCGATGGACTGCAGGGGGGCGAACCACCGATTCCAGAAGCCGCCTCGCCAGCTCAACAGCACCTTGAGGCCCGCGTACTCCTCGCGCTCCTGGAGTTCCGAGACATCTACACCCGCTTTCCCCTGGGGATCACCGTGGTTCGCCCCGAACCGAACGGCATCGCCCTCGCTGTTGAGAGCAGGGAGCGGGCATCGGAGATTCTTTTCCACCTGCTGCCGTCATGCGCCTCAGACGAAGAGGTGCAGGGTGTGCCTGGCCTACGCATCACTCGCCGAGATCGGACTGCGATCGAATTGCAGGTACTGGGAGAGCCCGCCCGGCTGCGGCTGTTCGGGCTACCAGCCAGACTCTGGCGCAGTGCCGAGGCGAGCACCCTGGACAAATGGATCGACCCAGACAGCATGCAGTTGTGTTGGCGTTCCTCGCCACGGTCCTGGACTCAGGTGGAGCGGGAGCACCACGCTCAATGGGAAGACGACAACGACCGCTACACCCAGGTCACGCAGCGTGGGGCCTGGCTGAGTAGCGGACTGCTCCGACGCGCTGCCCTCCTGCACACCGTCGCCAACACCTTCCTGATCGACGGCTACCGAGGCGCCGCCTTCGACGTGGCGCGGCTGGTGCTGCGCTCGTCGCACGTGCAGGAACAGGGACCAGGGCCGCACAACTTCATCGCCGCCCTGGTGGACCCGGTGTGCGGTCTGCCTCTCCTCCTCAAGAGGTTCCGCGGTGACACGGACGAAAGCTACGGCCGCGACCAGCAGTTCGTCCTCGGCGACGTCGGCAACACGGCCGTGTTTGACTTCAGGGCCACGATCGAGCCTCCGCCCTCCCGCCTTGCACCCGAAGTCTGGCAGGCCATTCTCCGCCGCGTCCCCCAGACGGGATTCACGAGCAGCCTGTCCCCGGGCGTACTCGCGGGGCTGTGCGGCTTGGGCGCGCCATAGAGAATGCGCAGCCGCCAGTTGCCCCGCACAGGCTTCGTGGAATCCAGGCCGTGATCAGCAGTAGCCCGACCGCGTGAATCTTCCAGCGTGTCCGTTCCCCAGACGCGGCCCGATGCATGCCATGTCCGTAGGGTGCGTCGTACGGGTGGATCAACGTGGGGTACAGCAGGCGCCTTCTGAAGCGCCCGCTTCATTCTGAGAAACAGCGCCTCTCCGAGTCTGCATCGCCCTGCACTATGAGCCCGGCAACCGACACGGGTTGCCGGGCCTCATCGCATTGTCAGTCAACGAGGTAGTGGGCTTCGACGTAGGCGACGGTGGAGCCGTACGGTTCGCCCACCGGCTTCAACATGTACCGGCGGAAGACTGCGGCGGTTGCACGGCGGACGCCGCGGTTGCGGGCCTCGGCGTTGTCCCATGACTGGGCGAGGGTGCGCTTGACCACCTGGTCGATCTCCTCGGCCAGGTTTTGCTCCGTGACGGTGAGGCCGGGCGGCGCGTGGTCGTGGATGATCCGTGACAGGACACCTACGTGGTCGTCGTCCAGTACGACGGCTTCGTCGGGGTGCTTCTCGGCGTTCACGATGGCACGGGCGACCCGAAGTGCTTCGGCCAGGAACTCCAAGGCGTCCTGGGCGTTCTGGATGATCCGGTCCCGCAGTTGCCTGATCCGCTCTGCCAGGGCGGTGTACTTCGCGGAACCCGGTTCGACGCCTTTCTCAAGGGCGGCCTTGATGTGGTCCAGGATCTCCGCCGCAGACGGCGGCCTCTTGTCCTCGCTGTCGTCCTTTTCGGGCTTGGGACGGACGAGGGCCAGCAGCTCCTTGAGGATCGTGATGCCCTGGGCATCCAGGACGAGGGCTTCTTCCTGGGAGGCGGCCACCGAGAAGGAGTGGACGTGGGCGTTGATTATCTCTAGGACCATCGGCCCCAGCTCGCCCAGTCGCTCCTTCCTTTCCTCGTCGGAAGACTTCTGGAACAGGGTCGTGTACGCAGACCCGAAGAGCCCGAACCCGTCCTGGTACTTGGCGACCCGCTTGTCCGTGTTGATGAGTGGGTACAGGCGGGCCAGAAGCCGGTAGTTCTTGCTGAAGACCTCGGCGGCGTCAGGGTTGGCGTCCAGGAAGCCGTTGATGGCACGTACGGACTCGTATCCGTGTGCCGTGAGGTCGAGGCCGTCCACATCTGCGAGGAGGTCTTCGATGCGGGCGAAGGTGGTGCGGAACTCGGCGACCAGGTCGGTCAGGTCGGTGACGAACCCGCCGCCCTTGCCGGCGGACCCCTCCGAGGTGGGGTCGACGACGGCACGCTGGACTTCTTCGGCCAGGCTGATGTAGTCCACGACCACGCCGGTGGTCTTCACGAATCCGGCCGGGGAGATCCAGGTGCGGTTCGGGCGGGTGATCGTCTGGAACAGGTTGTGAGCCTTCATTGGCTTGTCCAGGTAGAGGACGCCCTCGTTGGGGGCGTCGAACCCAGTCATCAGCTTGGCCGTCACGACCAGGAAGCACAGTGGGTCATCGGGAGTGAGGAATCGCCGCTTCTGGTCCTCCTCGTCGACCTCGGAGAGCCGGTAGGGCCGCATGGCCGCTTCCTCGGTCTTGGCGTCCGAGACGTGGATATTCACCTCTGCGGTGATCCGATCGTGCTTGCCGACCTCGGCGAGTACCTGCGACGCCTCGTAGCCGGCCAGCAGCTCGTTGATCTTGTCCGTGTATGCCACGGCCAGCTCACGGTTGTAGGCGACGACCTGCGCCTTGAGGCCGTTGCGATAGGTGCCGGCCAGGTAGTGGTCCACGATGTCCTGGCAGACCGTGTGGATGCGTTCGGGGTTGGCGAACACTGAGGTGAGGCGCCCGAACTTGCGGGACAAGGTTTCCCGGTCGGGGTCGTCGAGATCGAATTCGTCAGCGAACTGGTCGAACTCGGCCTGTAGGGCCCGGTCGTTCATCTCGAAGGTGACCGGGTGTGGGTCCAGCATGACCGGGACGGTTGCCTCGTCCTGAAGGGACCGGGAC
Encoded proteins:
- a CDS encoding DUF317 domain-containing protein, with the protein product MTPAIDAHVRLDTHPTHPSAVTAVLTGSQARVALIALEAADWSVAADNILVLARIDHEEPYWAEDAAKHLIAEGITVEITPRLQEAINEEWTWANYPMPWCTRSEIREVSNQAQKIHDDIRHGQLLIHAHAHDGHTTVAVGTYLHPGGKSVYLHGEDHLRQIADTFDSPAKALLAFEKAHSAEMHPGPAPLTDTERAAIEARSVFDVTTAKSDPFSNEPETVPVYLADTGDHDALLDTFLEAHSEFEKWRTWSDDTTHAIHESQTLRIERVHEAHPRETAWTITAYETPVSDRMWHLTATGATPAPVLQTLLHHLAEGDGCDTAVGGPVDEQTVTAATRPLTDAGWEHAVDGRWIRWTNLAGDAGVQFDAFAAQNANSALATWTVWAGPNIDRAAWAIHASPYTPAALLASLADGLAHATGTSTTTAPTASRHARQFVTTSPSLPQIPNRQSGSRSR
- a CDS encoding DnaB-like helicase N-terminal domain-containing protein; the encoded protein is MPHAPEPDEDDLDAIPPPQPVFHVEQALLGALLLEPHRLSNMTGIAADSFSTAAHSALYAAITTLPPPDPAEHAKNTKWLDRVLATGREQARGLTASYLHTLIQVCPWASHAPAYARMVEAEHARRRLRTAAERLVHTVHDASLPHPVQTVLAEADALAAVVDDIANRFPPRAGVLPRTTAPPPPAAPDPAEAVEEEQILLATATAYPADIEAVRWLLPEDLTLPLHAGLWQCLTTLARRREPVDPVTVLWEAQQRGLLDDGSGPGEVLRLLTEPAGSVEHWGERALQRSLLATAEQTGRRIEAYASDPANTPFQLVVGARRGLADISAIRTRWQHATGAAPTQRQRPAPTTRAGPPTTTAAHAARSTRATR
- a CDS encoding type IV secretory system conjugative DNA transfer family protein — its product is MPPSTSSSNTDGYDLVLRLLLGVLAVVVPLSHLAWLSGNITAYLTGTSWAPYQPTNALLHPEQVWPDTGETSLLIGARIVPVLLLLSLGAGAGVLWARHKNRGGDRKKITDMAKARDIEPLMAKAITDKARSLRPSLKDSKHIDAKDTGILLGNLQGSRHEVRMGFEDVAVAIMAPRSGKTTSLAIPSMLGAPGPVLLTSNKAAGDAFTTAYEARARAGAVWTMDPQQIAHAAREMWWNPLASAKTLDGANRLAGHFLAASVDASQQGDFWSKAGSNVLSQLLLAAALDERPITDIMQWLAFPADRTPLDILRDHDFAAVAAQLKGTVEGPPETRDGIYETARQYASALLNAEIAAWVTPQKDVPEFRPEQFVTSTDTLFLLSKDGGGGASALIAACADSVMRAATAQAERAGGRLDPPMLAILDEAANVCKISDLPDLYSHLGSRGIIPITILQSYRQGQKVWGDAGMDAMWSASTVKVIGSGIDDPDFADKLSRLIGDHDVETTSTSHSESGKSTSVSMRQERILPADAIRALPKGTALCFATGMRAAMLDLRPWYREPGAEELSAASARASQAITARAVAKHAPAQDGFGLSA
- a CDS encoding endonuclease domain-containing protein, which produces MSVVSGGMRFASVAADPGVARMSTRITVPPPREPKMTPERARHLALVARIRQERRAAGLHPDEARCGRPLSDGIRQCQSWPLPGLAGCARHLNDEEWQDTIDYPHAYLRDVSGGCVHMTVEQQTERRLWAAQPPACHSWPYLRAVPLPDEDPVELLVAWQAGRCAGCGHSFQADAVIDHCHETGLVRGLLCTQCNNAEGVAPPRHPRWFRYRTMPPALILGLHLQYGKPVRRRLVQALAEADGSAVQRG
- a CDS encoding DUF317 domain-containing protein translates to MHHVAEPDRPAWYASFGARTPVELIAAFTDALTDPAPAADAPCDPYGALRQAGWSPYGDNGLASPDKTAYVERLGTPADPEAWFITVTLGMRQKVWQARFGAHTPPHLVTAFTAALGDPKPVHRTDSGHSLPTLDPNVGIRRTTDVLAVYVAGALTAFTPSLPGAPPRRRPRSPHGQRRPGTAAAANPPSPPGST
- a CDS encoding DNA cytosine methyltransferase codes for the protein MILDLFAGPGGWSRALHVLGVRDIGLEWDEWACKTRAAAGQLTIRTDVGRYPTWPFIGRTRGMIASPPCQAWSMAGKRLGLLDQPLVHAAVEDLAAGRDSRERLLAACRDERSLLAAEPMRYLYALNTVGEPDWVAMEEVPHILPLWKQYAAVLRGWGFSVWYGILNAADFGVPQTRKRAILLASRVRTAQPPTPTHSQLAEPESLFGPGRARWVSMAEALGWGATDRPVPTVCAGGGPGGGPEPFPSGSRKTLSNARERGTWMPRPDGVVLQSRPEGAGWAAPHGTHENRAADAPTPTFTAEAHRWSWSLRSNNQANATVRPLSEPAGTLFFGHRANECTWIAEPASPSAMDVDVPADPEPIRITAHEAGILQTFPADYPWAGNKGQQFSQIGNAVPPLLAGHLLAPHLGVTLDPDDFTLAA
- a CDS encoding DUF317 domain-containing protein, with the protein product MPLSERQLAAFADKHAVQIPYDTSPRHLVGPGDARHVTHGLAAAGWNAVSDPLSAEIILASPDLRHRLQFDPQSRTSAWWRLRAEPVGTEPGWYAEFGELVPAEVLAAFTDALTAPPPQQPDPWQQVTSARWHHEPDGARSPDSMCHIELWPLSEFHDRSSWHIETREPGHGEFSGPRIWHAYLDEHTPAHLVSAFLTALTDHSPLQRGMFERTGHHSAVQEPSPLHPQQVVDAHATRIKHLRAQARSARRQQTKPATIPAHASTAQPAARR